The Streptomyces sp. NBC_01237 genomic interval AGCCCCTGGGCCAGGACGCGCTGATGCATGTCAGCGGCGCGGCGCACCTCCCGCAGGCGGCGGCCGTCGAAGCGGCGTGATGGCACCTGTGCTCCTGAATGTGCTGGTGAGAGGGTCGGAGGCTGCGTCAAAACAACCCCTTGCAACATCACTTTACATCACGTAGGTTTTCGTTGTGGGGCCGGAGGGTGACCTCTCTGCGGCCACCTCATCCCCCACTTCTCCAGACCGTGCGAGCGACAGTGCGCGCCGCCACGACCAGGCAGGACCCCACCCATGCCAGCGAACCAGTTACCGTTCCAGGGGCGACCGGCACTCTGACCGGCAGCCTGTCCGGGGCCCTGTGCGCGGCGACTGCCGGCCGAGTGAACGCCCCGGCGCCCGCCCCAGCGCTTGCGGCACCCAAGGAGCGGACGCCGTTCGGCGGGCGGGGCTGGCGCGCGATGCGCCGCCTCAGCAGTCGCCGGTCAGCGCATGAGGAACGCCAGCACCGAGGCGCCCGCGGGCAACTGCGCGACCGACCCGCCCTGTGACTCTCTGCAACTAGTACAGAGTTTGAGAACCAACTCTGGATCTTGGCACGGGACCGTGCGATGTTCGTCGTCCCCCAGGCATACCGCCCGGCACTACGAACATGAAGAGCGCGGCAGGCACCGACCAGACCGCGTAGGTCCGCATACAGCGGCGGCGCCCGAGAGCGCGAACTCCCGGACGCCGAACGCATAAAACGGCATACCCGCCCCGGCAAGGGCGAGATTGCCCACCATCACCACGCTGAGTCCTTCCGAGGGGCGCATCAGCGTGGCAACACTGCAAATGGGAGTATCGCATGCCTCCTGCCCTGCGTAAAAGGCCGTTCCGTACGGCCTGCGCGGCAGCCACCTCCGCTCCGGCGCCTCAGCGCCCCGAGCCGGAGCACCCCATCCCGGCCCGCCCCACCGGGAGCGGCCGATGAGCGCCGAAGCCCGCGAGTGGGTGTGGGAGCACAGCTCCAGCCGAGGGGCCGCGCGCCTGGTCCTGCTGTCGATCGCCGACCGGGTGGCCGACGAGCAGTGCATCTCCTGGGCCTCGCTGTCCAGCCTGGCCAAGCGCACGCGCGCCTCGGTCTCCACGGTGCGCGAAGCCGTCGAGCGCCTGCTCCTCGCAGGCGAGCTGGAACAGATCGACGACCTCGTCGGCCCGCAGCGCAGCACGGTCTACCGTCTGCCCCTCGCCGCCGAGGCCGTCGTAAAGACCCGGCGAGAGCAGCAGGAGGAGGGCGGCGACGCGGCGGTGTCCGACGAGCCCGACGCTCCCGCGAGGCTCCGGCTCTCAGCTCTGCGGCGGTACGGGATCCGCCCCCGTGAGGTGCCGGAATCCGCCGCGAGGGTCCGGAAACCGGCAGTACCGGAAACCGGCAGGTCGCGACGGAAACCGGCACACCGGCGTGCTGGCCACCGGCACAGCGATGTACCGGCCACCGGCACACAGAACCGTAGTGAACCTGATTTGAACCGGAGGTACAGCAGTGGTGCTGCCGTCCTCTCGGCTGCCGAGTGGCAGGTCGACCCGGCCACCCATGCCTGGCTCCGCCAGCAGGGACACCTCGACCGCCTCGGCGAGCAGGGCCTGCAAGCAGCCGACGCGAAGTGGCGTGCCCACCGCGCCGACTTCAAGCCGAGGCCGGCGGACGCCTGGAGCGCCGACTGGAAGTCCTGGGTCGCCCGAGAGCACGCTCCTGGCCGCCCGAACCTCCACGCCGTGCCCGGCAAGAACAGCACCACGCCTGGCGGGATGACGCGGGCCGAGGCACACACCGCCGCTCTTCTCGCCGCACTCGACGAGCCGACCGGAACGGAGGGCTGACCGTGGACCGCCGCGAAATCGCCGCCCTGCTGGCCTACCTCGGCCGCCTCGACCCCCGCACCATCCGCACCGGCCAGGGCGAAGCACGCGACCAGCTCGCCCAGTGGTACGAGCTGCTCGGCGACGTGCCGATGGCCACCTCGCACGGCTGGGACGTCCTCGTCGCCGCCCGCCAGCACATTCGCACCTCGCCCTACCAGATCCTGCCCGCGGACGTGGCTCGTCCCTGGGAGAGCTACCGGCGCGACCGCCTGGCCAGGCACTCCGATCCGACGCCGTCCGTCGACCCGGACGACCAGGCCGCCTGGACCGCCGAGCTGGTCGGCACCCGGCGTGCTGTCGCCACCGGCACCGCGCAGCCCGCACAGGCCCGGGCCATCACGACCGGCCGCGACGGGGTCGACCCGAGACTGCGGGCGAGACTGCGGGAGATCGGCTCCTGCATACCGCCCGCCGCCCGAGTCGCCCTCGCGCCCTACCGGCCCGCCCGAGCGGCACGCGAGGCAGCCGTCGCGCAGGGTCTGCCCGACGCTCTGGGTGTCCGGTGCGCGTGGTGCCTGGCCCAGCCCGGCGATCCGTGCCGCCGCCGGAGGATCGGCCCCGACGGCGGGGCTCGCGGGACCGCCCCGTGCCCAACTCATCCCAGCCGCCTCGACCTCGCCACCGCCCAGCAGGCCGAGCAGACCGAGCAGGTCCGACAGCCCGCCGCAGCCTGACCTGCGCGCAAGGCCCGTGCGCCCCCGTCCGGTGCACCGCCCTCCCCACACCGTCCCGTCCCGGCTGCGGCGCACGCCTTCGTGCCGCAGCCGGCCCCCGACGCCGCGTCCGCCCACGGCCCCAGCGGCCGACGCGGCAGCCCATCGGAGATCCCCTTGCGCCACATCACCACCCACGACGCGCCGGCCACCGGTCTGCGCGGCATCGGAGACACGAGCTGGCACGTCCGCGGAGCGTGCTACGCCATGGACCCCGAGGATGCCGACGCGGTGTTCTTCCCCGGCCCCCGGGACCACGAGGACATCGCGGAGGCGAAGGAGCTGTGCGGCTGGTGCCCCGTACGACGTGACTGCCTCGACTTCGCCCTGGAGAACGTCCTCAAGGAGGGCGTCTGGGGCGGCCTGACCGAGGCCGAGCGGCGTCCCTTGCACGACGGCCTGCCCCAGCGCCTCGACTACCGACGTGTGACGGCCTTCTTCCGCGGACGCGACGTCCATCTCACCGAGGCCGAGCGGCAGGTCGTCATCGACCACGCCTACGTACGCGGCTGGCGGCCCGCCCGGCTCGCCGGCGCCCTGCAGATCAGCCACAAGCACGCCCGTGACCTGCTCCGGCAGGCCGCCAACAAGGTCCTCGACCGTGACCGCACCTACGGCGTGCCACGGCCCAAGAAGAAGCGGAAGAAGACCTCCCCGACCACCATGGGTGCCCCCGCGCCGATCAAGCCCGGCACACGTCCTGCGGCGCCGCTGGCCTCGGCGTCCGCCCCTCTCGGGAAGGCCGCATGACCCCCGCGGCTGCACACCCCGCCGTCGCGCCCGTCGGGTTCTGGGACCGGCTCGCCATCGTGGTCCTCGGCCTCGCCGGATGCGCCCTCAGCTACGACGCCCTGCAGCAGATGGCCGTCGCCATCCACATCCGCGGATTCCTCACCTACCTCTTCCCCCTCGTGATCGACGGCTTCATCGCCTACGGGGTACGCGCACTTCTGGTCCTCTCCGAGGCCCCGCTGCGCGCCCGGCTGTACGTCTGGGTGCTCTTCGGTACGGCCACCGCAGCGAGTATCTGGGCCAACGCCCTGCACGCGGTCCGCCTCAACCAGCAGACCACCCACTCCGGTCTGCGCCTGGGCGACACGGTCGTCGCAGTCCTCTCCACCCTTGCGCCCCTCGCCCTGGCCGGCGCGGTCCACCTGTACATCCTCATCACCCGCCACCACCCGGGTGCCGGATACGCGGCGGACCGGACGGTGAAGGTGTCCGGGAAGCGGAATACGGACCACGGGCCCACCTCAACTCCTGCACCGGGCCGGACCCGCCCTGCAGGCCGTCCGGGAGAGGCTTCGGACCGCGGGCACAAACCAGCGTCGCAGGCGGGTCCAAAGAGCGTGGACCAGACCGCCGCGTCGGGCCAGGGCCACCCGCGGACCACGGACCAGGCCACCGAGACCGTCCCGGCGGACCACGATGCCCCGGCTACGGGTCACAGGACCAACTCCACCTCGGACCAGGCTGCGGGCCACGACCCGGCTGCTGCGGCCCAGCAGACCGTCGGTGGTCCGCAGGGCGTCGAAGGCAGTGGGCGGACCAGGAAAACCCCAGGTCAAGGCGCCCAGGTCTCCCATGGTCCGGCGGAGCACGACCGGCCGGATCAGGGGCACCGACCGGCCCAGGATCTTGACCCGGCGAGCGCGGACCAGGGTGCCCCGGCAGACCGGATGCCGGACCACGAGCACCCTCGGACCACGGACCGGTCCACCGAGCCCGCCGACGCCCCGGACCACACGGACCAGCCCGCGGACCGTCCGGCGGACCACGACGAGGACGAGTCCTCGGGCGGACCGCAGGGGTCGCGGACCACCGACCACAAAACCTCGCAGGCGCCGCGGACCACGTCTGCGGACCAGAACGACGAGGTCCCGTGGGAGATGAAGGTCGAGGTCGCCCGCCAAGCCGCTCTCGAAGCGGGTCGTATGACCCGCCGGGTCATACGACCTCACCTTCGGCGCAACAACATCAGCATCAGCAACGAGGGCTTCCGCAAGCTCCAGGCTCAGCTGTACGCAGACCCCGGGCTCGCGCACCTGCCCCGAACCACGAGGAAGCCGTGATGAAGACCTGCCACCAGTTCGACACCGTCCGCGCGGAGTACGAGCGGGAGATCGGCTTCATGCTCGCCCACTCCCGGCGGCACGCGGGCAGGCCGGCGGCGAAGTCCAGCGCAAAGCAGGCTGCATCGACGAAGCAGCGAATGGCCCGCGCGCTCTCCAGCCACGTCGGGCGCTGCCTCGAGTGCGGCTGACCTGGCGAAATCCCAGCTCAACTCCCCTACCCACAAGGGGTGGCCCGGCTGAGTGCCGGGCCACCGCCCCGCTTAGGAGGTACGCCGTGATTCCGCGTCCCCCACCGAACCCGACCCGCAAACGCACGCTGCCTCCGCACGACAGCTGGCGACCGAAACGAGCGCCGCGATCACCGCTGTCCTCAACCAGCAACCCTGCCCCGGCCCCGATCTGAGCGACGCCTTGGTCAGGCTCCACCAACTGACCTACCTCAGCGCACAATCCGCCGGCCACACAGCGCACAAGGCCCGCGAACTGACCGCCCTGGCACCCCAAGACATCGTCACCAGCGCAGCACGCATCGCCCAGGAGCCAGGCCGTGACCGCTCCGGCGCCCCCGCCGAACTGCTGGCTCCCGCACACTGCGCCGCGCTGTACGAGATCACCCGAGGACGCGCTGTGGTCACCGAATCCATGGGGCGGCGGTACGTCAACAGCCGGGGACCCAGGATCCTGATCAGCACACTGCGGCACCTGGAATCCAACGGCCTCGTCGACTGCACTGAGGGCTCGGCCGCGCCCGCGTTCAAGGGCGCGCCACCCCTGGACCGCCTCCGCCTCACCCCCGCGGGGGCGACAGCCGTCGCCTCCTTCATCGGACTCCCACCGGCCAGACCGGCCGCGCCGACCCGCGTGGTCCCTCCGGCCCCAGTCCAGTTGCCCTCCCGAGGCCGCTGACGACTGAGAGCTGCACCGTCCACGCCCCACCATCGAAGGGACGACCCTGACAAGGAATCACCCTGCCCATCTCTGACACCCTCTTCTGTGTCCTCGCCCAACCCGTCTGCCAGCTGGGCGTGTTCCTTCCCGCCGGCCTCCACACCGCTACGGCCGAACGCCGAAGCCTCGACGCCCTCGCACGGGCCGGCGCCGACCTGTTCGAGGTCGGCCTCGCACATAGCGATGCGTTCCTCGACGGCCCCGTCATCCAGTCCGCATACCACACCGCCCTGCGGCGCGGACATGTGCTCGACCGCGCTCTCCGTGCGGTCGAGCACGCCGCCGTCCTCCGCCCGACCATCCTGATGACGTACTGGAACCCCGTCGCCCGCCACGACCCCGAGCGCCTGGCCCACCGGTTCGCTGATGCCGGCGCCGCCGGCATCATGGTCGTCGACCTTCCCGATCACGCGGCCGGAACATGGCAGCGCACCGCCGCCAAAGCAGGGCTCACAGTCCCTCATCTCGCCCCGCGCACAGCGACCGATCAAGAACTCGGAGCGATACAGCAGACCGCGTCCGGCTGGCTGTACGCCCCCGCCGCCACCGCTCCCACCGGATACCGCGGCCCCCTCGACCTTGCCGCACTGGCCGCCGCCATCCAGCGCGTACGCGCCACCGGCCCGCTACCCATCGTCGCCGGGATCGGGATCTCGACCCCGGCCCTCGCTGCCGCCGTGGCGCCTCTCGTGGATGCCGTCGTCATCGGCACGCCCGTCGTGCGAGCTCTCCAGCAGAGCCCCGACTCGGCGACGGTCACCGTCGCCGCCTTCGCCGACGCGCTCCGCATGCCGCGGCACTGACCGGCCTCGCCCCGCGTACCCCATCGACAGGAACTTCCCTATTTCCCCCATCCCGGCGTTCCGCGCCATCTCCCTCGGTGCCGGAGTCCAGTCCAGCACCATGCTCGCCCTGTCCGCCGAAGGCATCCTCCCGAGAGTCGATTACGCAATATTCGCCGACACCGGATGGGAGCCGCGCGCCGTATATACCCACCTCGACCGCCTCGAAAAGGAGATCGCTACACCGGCTGGAATACCCGTCCTTCGGGTAACTTCCGGAAACATCAGGAACGACGCACTCGACCCCAGTCACCGCTTCGCCTCCATG includes:
- a CDS encoding helix-turn-helix domain-containing protein → MSAEAREWVWEHSSSRGAARLVLLSIADRVADEQCISWASLSSLAKRTRASVSTVREAVERLLLAGELEQIDDLVGPQRSTVYRLPLAAEAVVKTRREQQEEGGDAAVSDEPDAPARLRLSALRRYGIRPREVPESAARVRKPAVPETGRSRRKPAHRRAGHRHSDVPATGTQNRSEPDLNRRYSSGAAVLSAAEWQVDPATHAWLRQQGHLDRLGEQGLQAADAKWRAHRADFKPRPADAWSADWKSWVAREHAPGRPNLHAVPGKNSTTPGGMTRAEAHTAALLAALDEPTGTEG
- a CDS encoding zinc finger domain-containing protein, coding for MDRREIAALLAYLGRLDPRTIRTGQGEARDQLAQWYELLGDVPMATSHGWDVLVAARQHIRTSPYQILPADVARPWESYRRDRLARHSDPTPSVDPDDQAAWTAELVGTRRAVATGTAQPAQARAITTGRDGVDPRLRARLREIGSCIPPAARVALAPYRPARAAREAAVAQGLPDALGVRCAWCLAQPGDPCRRRRIGPDGGARGTAPCPTHPSRLDLATAQQAEQTEQVRQPAAA
- a CDS encoding WhiB family transcriptional regulator, whose product is MRHITTHDAPATGLRGIGDTSWHVRGACYAMDPEDADAVFFPGPRDHEDIAEAKELCGWCPVRRDCLDFALENVLKEGVWGGLTEAERRPLHDGLPQRLDYRRVTAFFRGRDVHLTEAERQVVIDHAYVRGWRPARLAGALQISHKHARDLLRQAANKVLDRDRTYGVPRPKKKRKKTSPTTMGAPAPIKPGTRPAAPLASASAPLGKAA
- a CDS encoding DUF2637 domain-containing protein; its protein translation is MTPAAAHPAVAPVGFWDRLAIVVLGLAGCALSYDALQQMAVAIHIRGFLTYLFPLVIDGFIAYGVRALLVLSEAPLRARLYVWVLFGTATAASIWANALHAVRLNQQTTHSGLRLGDTVVAVLSTLAPLALAGAVHLYILITRHHPGAGYAADRTVKVSGKRNTDHGPTSTPAPGRTRPAGRPGEASDRGHKPASQAGPKSVDQTAASGQGHPRTTDQATETVPADHDAPATGHRTNSTSDQAAGHDPAAAAQQTVGGPQGVEGSGRTRKTPGQGAQVSHGPAEHDRPDQGHRPAQDLDPASADQGAPADRMPDHEHPRTTDRSTEPADAPDHTDQPADRPADHDEDESSGGPQGSRTTDHKTSQAPRTTSADQNDEVPWEMKVEVARQAALEAGRMTRRVIRPHLRRNNISISNEGFRKLQAQLYADPGLAHLPRTTRKP
- the trpA gene encoding tryptophan synthase subunit alpha → MFLPAGLHTATAERRSLDALARAGADLFEVGLAHSDAFLDGPVIQSAYHTALRRGHVLDRALRAVEHAAVLRPTILMTYWNPVARHDPERLAHRFADAGAAGIMVVDLPDHAAGTWQRTAAKAGLTVPHLAPRTATDQELGAIQQTASGWLYAPAATAPTGYRGPLDLAALAAAIQRVRATGPLPIVAGIGISTPALAAAVAPLVDAVVIGTPVVRALQQSPDSATVTVAAFADALRMPRH